Proteins from a genomic interval of Ptychodera flava strain L36383 chromosome 7, AS_Pfla_20210202, whole genome shotgun sequence:
- the LOC139136516 gene encoding uncharacterized transporter CKL_3017-like: MEPTDIDIVEYSDSEESASTLARESSMIDVGGTEQQTDEEKPSTTAKTLAVLSLAVLCSTCYAVGSYLSIIAQLDGIGNCYLGFFNGVVSVTLLSPYMAALKQKALPRTRGDTFTTVGIGVLGTVATIMVSYTPTVSLGDVTALIFASMPIFTALFACMLGQERCQAIYILATFFSFTGIFLITRPRFIFKYSNFEPLGTVEAVSYSFTLFASFSVSLGHVLGRAIRGRVSVYTIMFFIGVVRSMVCGALFVALPLTVKQVTPRAGICILAIAALSLIGSWCRFQALRFVRATTFALLLNFEVVVSYILDEACFHFDFTITDIIGACLVIVSSGIVAFVSKRDRDSEENEKRQSTDAVKLLPTDAKEHTNDSRVLSHTEEDTGEELGASQNGVPE, encoded by the coding sequence ATGGAACCCACGGATATTGATATAGTTGAATATTCCGACAGTGAAGAATCCGCATCGACTTTGGCAAGAGAGTCGTCTATGATAGACGTTGGTGGTACGGAGCAGCAGACGGACGAAGAAAAACCATCGACAACAGCAAAAACGCTGGCCGTTCTGTCACTTGCTGTTCTCTGCAGCACATGCTATGCTGTGGGGTCGTATCTTTCCATCATAGCCCAGCTCGACGGAATCGGAAACTGTTACTTGGGATTTTTCAATGGCGTCGTATCTGTGACACTTTTAAGTCCCTACATGGCTGCTCTAAAACAAAAAGCGCTTCCGCGTACCAGGGGAGACACCTTCACAACGGTCGGGATCGGGGTGCTCGGTACGGTAGCAACCATCATGGTGTCATACACTCCTACAGTTTCCCTCGGAGATGTCACAGCTTTGATTTTCGCTTCAATGCCAATTTTCACCGCGCTCTTCGCATGTATGCTGGGTCAAGAACGCTGCCAAGCGATATATATTTTAGCAACATTTTTCAGCTTCACAGGCATATTTTTGATCACGCGTCCACGATTTATCTTCAAATACAGTAACTTTGAACCGCTTGGAACAGTTGAAGCCGTTTCCTACTCATTCACATTATTTGCCTCTTTCAGCGTTTCTCTCGGCCACGTCCTCGGCCGGGCCATTAGAGGGCGCGTTTCCGTCTACACTATAATGTTCTTCATAGGCGTCGTGCGGAGTATGGTCTGCGGTGCCTTGTTCGTCGCTCTCCCGTTAACAGTTAAGCAAGTGACTCCGCGAGCAGGTATCTGTATCCTAGCCATCGCGGCACTCTCTCTCATCGGTTCCTGGTGTAGGTTTCAAGCCCTACGGTTCGTACGGGCCACGACATTCGCGCTGCTTCTCAACTTCGAAGTCGTCGTGTCGTACATCTTGGACGAAgcttgttttcattttgacttTACAATAACCGATATCATAGGCGCCTGCTTAGTGATTGTTAGCTCTGGCATAGTTGCCTTTGTGTCAAAAAGGGACAGGGATAGTGAAGAGAACGAAAAACGGCAGTCAACAGATGCTGTAAAACTTTTGCCGACAGACGCCAAAGAACATACAAATGATTCACGCGTACTTTCGCACACAGAAGAAGACACGGGTGAAGAACTTGGTGCGTCTCAGAACGGAGTGCCTGAGTGA